The following proteins are encoded in a genomic region of Pirellulales bacterium:
- a CDS encoding amino acid permease: MRPRSARGTTAENRLLGGLMPDESHRNRPPNFAGEIASLAAEAASNAHIDVASLEADEKKFLEEHALKKPLRVPHIWAMGVGAVITGEYFGWNMGLKEGGPIGMLLATVFVCVLYTAWVLALSELAVAMPFAGGPLAYGRRAMGPTMGFIMGWSMFLESLFATIGTAIATGGAVFFMVNLLVPGLDEIAVTTLCGLITVVLFAAIQWIGAAQQAKVMEWMTYGAIVGLIWFWLAAAPGVDLSRIFTSSALIGGWSGFIKAIPFAIWWLVIIESVALAAEEAHEPHLTIPRGMMLAQSTLIVLVLLTWFFVSASTTNYRITAEKPYPLQFVYQEVWPGNEHRWHLVPFAFVALFGMVSSYNGMLYATSRQSFSLGRAGYLPLSLGTLHAQRRTPVASIAFWSLVIAGFVVWGYWNQNAVMVAVLSCNLTALIWYVLAMVCLLLLRVKEPDMQRPYKVPLYPYLPLLVMAMSVFAAVVYAWFYREGFVLWITIGMYAIGLTYYLGYARTRLVRAAPEELAARVAVENE, translated from the coding sequence ATGCGACCTCGCTCGGCTCGCGGCACCACGGCGGAAAACCGACTTCTCGGAGGTCTGATGCCAGACGAATCCCATCGAAACCGTCCCCCAAATTTCGCGGGTGAAATTGCAAGTCTGGCTGCGGAAGCGGCCAGCAACGCCCACATCGACGTGGCTTCGCTCGAGGCCGATGAGAAGAAGTTTCTCGAAGAACACGCTCTGAAAAAACCGCTGCGCGTGCCGCATATCTGGGCCATGGGCGTGGGGGCGGTGATCACGGGGGAATACTTTGGTTGGAATATGGGCCTGAAGGAGGGTGGCCCAATCGGCATGCTGTTGGCGACGGTCTTTGTGTGCGTCCTCTATACGGCGTGGGTGCTGGCGCTGTCTGAGTTGGCCGTCGCGATGCCATTCGCCGGTGGTCCATTGGCCTATGGCCGGCGCGCGATGGGGCCGACGATGGGCTTCATCATGGGTTGGTCGATGTTCCTCGAATCGCTCTTCGCCACGATTGGCACCGCCATTGCCACCGGTGGCGCAGTGTTCTTTATGGTCAATCTGCTCGTGCCAGGCCTGGATGAAATTGCCGTCACGACGCTGTGCGGATTGATCACCGTCGTTTTGTTCGCGGCCATTCAGTGGATCGGCGCTGCGCAACAGGCAAAAGTCATGGAATGGATGACCTATGGCGCGATTGTCGGGCTGATTTGGTTTTGGCTTGCTGCCGCCCCAGGAGTGGATTTGAGCCGGATTTTTACGTCGTCGGCGCTGATCGGCGGTTGGAGCGGATTCATCAAAGCGATTCCCTTCGCCATCTGGTGGTTGGTGATTATCGAGTCGGTTGCCCTGGCCGCCGAAGAAGCGCACGAACCGCATCTGACGATTCCACGCGGCATGATGCTGGCCCAATCGACGTTGATTGTATTGGTGTTGTTAACCTGGTTCTTTGTCTCGGCATCGACGACCAACTATCGGATAACCGCCGAAAAACCCTATCCGTTGCAATTCGTCTACCAAGAAGTATGGCCCGGCAATGAACACAGGTGGCATCTTGTGCCGTTTGCGTTTGTCGCGCTATTTGGAATGGTGTCGAGTTACAATGGAATGCTGTATGCCACCTCGCGGCAGTCGTTTTCGCTCGGCCGGGCCGGATATTTGCCGCTCAGTCTCGGCACCTTGCACGCTCAACGTCGAACGCCAGTCGCTTCGATCGCGTTCTGGAGCCTGGTGATTGCCGGGTTTGTCGTCTGGGGATATTGGAATCAAAACGCGGTCATGGTCGCGGTGCTGTCGTGCAATCTAACGGCTTTGATCTGGTATGTGCTGGCCATGGTTTGCCTGCTGTTGCTGCGCGTCAAAGAGCCGGACATGCAGCGGCCTTACAAAGTGCCGCTGTATCCTTACTTACCGCTGCTGGTGATGGCGATGAGTGTCTTTGCCGCGGTCGTGTATGCTTGGTTCTATCGCGAAGGTTTCGTGCTCTGGATTACGATTGGGATGTATGCGATTGGGCTGACCTATTACTTGGGTTACGCCCGAACGCGCCTCGTCCGCGCAGCGCCGGAGGAATTGGCGGCCCGCGTGGCGGTCGAAAACGAATAA